A genomic stretch from Mus pahari chromosome 6, PAHARI_EIJ_v1.1, whole genome shotgun sequence includes:
- the LOC110323636 gene encoding cytochrome c oxidase assembly factor 7 translates to MAGLVDFQDEEQVKSFLENMEVECHYQCYREKDPEGCYRLVDYLEGIQKNFDEAAKVLKFNCEKYGHGDSCYKLGAYYVTGKGGLTQDLKAASSCFLMACEKPGKKSVESCHNVGLLAHDGQVNEDGQPDLGKARDYYSRACDGGYAASCFNLSAMFLQGAPGFPKDMGLACKYSMKACDLGHVWACANASRMYKLGDGVDKDEAKAEVLKNRARQLHKEQQKNVQPLTFG, encoded by the exons ATGGCGGGCTTGGTTGACTTCCAGGACGAGGAGCAGGTGAAGTCCTTCCTGGAGAACATGGAGGTGGAGTGTCACTACCAATGCTACCGCGAGAAGGACCCAGAGG GTTGCTATCGGCTGGTGGACTATCTGGAAGGAATCCAAAAGAATTTTGATGAAGCCGCAAAGGTGCTGAAGTTCAACTGTGAGAAATACGGGCATGGTGATAGCTGTTACAAGCTGGGGGCCTATTACGTGACTGGCAAAG GTGGCCTGACTCAGGACCTAAAGGctgcctcttcctgctttctgatGGCCTgtgagaaaccaggaaagaaatCTGTAGAATCCTGTCACAACGTTGGACTATTGGCACATGACGGACAGGTCAATGAGGATGGCCAGCCTGAtctggggaaggccagggactACTACAGCAGAGCCTGTGATGGTGGCTATGCAGCCAGCTGCTTCAACCTCAGTGCCATGTTTCTACAGGGTGCCCCTGGCTTTCCTAAGGACATGGGTCTGGCATGTAAATATTCAATGAAGGCCTGTGACCTGGGCCATGTCTGGGCCTGCGCCAATGCCAGCCGCATGTACAAACTGGGAGATGGTGTTGATAAGGACGAGGCCAAGGCTGAAGTGCTGAAAAACAGGGCCCGGCAGCTGCACAAGGAACAGCAGAAAAACGTCCAACCTCTAACGTTTGGGTAG